Genomic DNA from Parvivirga hydrogeniphila:
GGCGGACGGAACGAAGGAGTACTACGGCGACTTCCTCACGAACGCGCAAGGCGAGGACGTTGTCGCCGGCATCCGGCACACGCAGCCGCTGTCGGACCTGCCGAAGGTCCTCCCTGAGGCCGCAGAAGAGCTGTGGCGCGTCTTCGAGCGGCTCGAGGCCGAGTACCGCGACATGTGCGACATCGAGTTCACCATCGAGCAGGGCAAGCTCTGGATGCTGCAGACGCGCGTCGGCAAGCGCACGGCGCGGGCAGCGCTCAAGATCGCCGTGGACATGGTCAACGAGGGCATGATCACGCGCGAAGAAGCGGTGCAGCGCATCAGCCCAGCGCAGCTCGACCAGCTTCTGCACCCGCAGTTCGACCCGAAGACGCAGATCGAGCCCATCGCCAAGGGGCTGAATGCGAGCCCAGGCGCGGCGGTGGGCGAGGCCGTGTTCTCGTCCGCTGACGCCGTCGCTGCCAAGGCGCAGGGCCGGAAGGTCATCCTCGTCAGGTGGGAGACCAACCCTGACGACCTGCCGGGCATGGACGCCGCCGAGGGCATCCTCACGTCGCACGGCGGCAAGACCTCGCACGCGGCCGTCGTCGCGCGCGGTATGGGCAAGCCGGCCGTGTGCGGGGCGGAGAAGCTGGCCATCGACGCCGAGAACAAGCTCGCGCGCGTGAAGGGCACCGACGTCGTGATCCGCGAAGGCGACGTGATCTCGATCGACGGCACCACGGGCGTCGTGGTGCTCGGAGCCGTGCCGCTCGTTGAGCCGGAGGTCTCGGGCGACTTCGACACCGTCCTTTCGTGGGCCGACGAGTTCCGAACGCTCGGCGTCCGCGCGAACGCAGACACGCCGGCGGACGCGACGCTCGGCCGCAAGTTCGGCGCTGAAGGCATCGGGCTGTGCCGCACGGAGCACATGTTCCTCGGCGAGCGGAAGGCCATCGTCCAGTCGATGATCCTCGCCGACGACGGTTCGCCTGAGCGTGCCGCGGCGCTCGACAAGCTGCTCGCCGTCCAGACCCAGGACTTCCTGGAGATCTTCGCGACCATGGACGGGCTGCCGGTGACCGTGCGCCTGCTCGACCCGCCGCTGCACGAGTTCTTGGACGACCCGCGTGCGCTCGAGGTCGAGATCGTGCGCGCGGAGGCGGCGGGCGCGGACCCTGACGAGCTCGCCGCCAAGCGTCGCCTGCTCGCCCAGATCGACTCCATGGTGGAAGCCAACCCGATGCTCGGTCTGCGCGGCTGCCGCCTCGGGATCATGTTCCCAGAGATCTACGGGATGCAGGTGCGTGCGATCACCCGCGCCGCGTGCCAGCTCAAGAAGGAGGGCAAAGACCCGCGTCCCGAGATCATGATCCCGCTCGTCAGCGTCGTGACGGAGCTGGAGACGCTTCGCAAGGAGACGGAGGCCGTCGTCGAGGAGGTCTCTCGGGAAATGGGCGTGAAGATCGCGATCCCCGTCGGGACGATGATCGAGCTGCCCCGAGCGGCCGTGACGGCGGACCGGATCGGCGCTGTCGCTGACTTCTTCTCCTTCGGGACGAACGACCTGACGCAGACGACCTTCGGGTTCTCGCGCGACGACATCGAGGCGAAGTTCCTGCCGCGGTACCTGGAGCGGAAGATCCTGGCACGCAACCCGTTCGAGACGATCGACGAGGGTGTGGCGAAGCTCGTGGAGATGGGCTGCCGGCTCGGCCGCGAGGCGAACGAGAAGCTGAAGCTCGGCGTCTGTGGCGAGCACGGCGGCGATCCCGAGTCGGTGCACACGTTCCACCGCATCGGGCTCGACTACGTGAGCTGCTCGCCGTACCGCGTGCCGCTTGCTCGGCTGGCTGCTGCGCAAGCCGCGCTGGCAGGAAGGGTCTCGGGAAGCGATAACCGTTAGGACGAGCGCCGCCGCACGGCGGCAGAAGCGGGGGAGCGGTGGCGCGAAGCACGCGGCTGTACCAGCGAGCGCGGTCACCTCTGATCCAGGGCCGGTCCCGGCGGGAGCGGCCCTGGAGATCGGACTTCGCGCTTGCTGCCGCGTGGGGGATCGCCGTGCTCTTCGCGCTGATGATGGGCAGTCACTACGCTGAGACCGGAGCGCTCGTTCCCGCTGACGCGCTTGCAAGCGCGTGGGGCGCCAGCGCGGCTGCTGGCGCGGTCCTTGCGCTCGGTTCGGCGGCTGTCGGCGTGACGCTTGCGCGGGCGTGGGGAGCGGATAGGCCCGCGCGCACCGGCGCTGTCGTATCGTGCGGGACCGTCGTCGTGTACTGGTTGCTGTTCGGAGGAATGGCGGCGGCACGGAGGTAGGCAGCGTGCTCACGCGCGAGTTGGCAGAACAAGAAGAGCATCGTCGTCTGGCGCCGCGGGCGGCGTTCTCGGATGCGAGCAGGGGCCGGCTCCGGTCCCTGACGCCGGACCGGTTCCGCACGGACTTCCAGCGTGACCGCGACCGCATCATCCACTGCAAGGCCTTCAGGCGGCTCTCGCACAAGACGCAGGTGTTCCTGGCCCCCGAAGGCGACCACTATCGGACGCGCCTTACGCACACCCTCGAGGTGTCGCAGATCGCGCGCTCCATCGCTCGTGCGCTCAGGCTGAACGAGGACCTCACCGAAGCGATCGCGCTCGGGCACGACCTCGGGCACACGCCGTTCGGCCACACCGGCGAAGACGCGCTGACGGAGTGCTTCGAGGAGATCCGAGGCTCGTACCCGAACGTCCCGGACGCCTTTCACCACAACCTGCAGTCGCTGCGCGTTGTCGAGGTCCTGGAGTACGAGGGGAAGGGCCTCAACCTGACGTGGGAGGTCCGGGACGGGATCCGCTGCCACACCGGTCCTGAGCGGGCATCGACGCTCGAAGGCCAGATCGTGGCGATCGCGGACCGCATCGCGTACGTCAACCACGATATCGACGATGCGATCCGAGGCGGCGTGATCACCGAATCGGATCTTCCTGACGGTCCGACGGCCGTGCTCGGCCACAGCCATGGCCAACGCATCACGACCATGGTCAACGACATGGTCTCCTCATCGCTCGATTCCGACGAGATCCGCATGTCGGACGAGGTATGGGACGCGCTGACCGGCTTGCGGACGTGGCTGTTCGAGAACGTCTATAACTCGTCCAGGGCGAAGGCCGAAGAGCCGAAGGCGCACGGCGTCGTCAAAGCGCTCTTCATGCACTACCTGAAGAACCCCGCAGATCTGCCGCCCGAGTTCGCTCCGCGCGACGAACGCGAGCTCGTCCAACGGGTCGTCGACTACGTCGCAGGCATGACCGACCGGTTCGCGATCCGCCGGTACGAGCAGATCTTCGTTCCGTCGCAGTGGCGCGTGTAGAGCTTCGGGTATCTGCGCGTCAGGGCGTTACGGTTTTGTTGCCGTATACACCCCGTTCGCATAGAATCGCGCAAGCACGGCAAGGTCCTGTACGAGGAGATGGAAGGGAGAAGCGCGCAGATGGCTGATTGGATTGCCTGGTTCGCGCCGGTCGCCGCGCTCATCGGTATCGCGGTGGCGGCGTACCTGGCGTCGTGGGTCCTGAAGCAGGATCCCGGCAACGAGCGCATGCTGGAGATCTCGAAAGCCACACAGGAAGGCGCGATGGCGTTCCTGTTCCGTGAGTACCGCGTGCTCGTGGTGTTCGCTGCCATCGTGTTCGTCCTGCTCTCTGTGTCTGTCAGCTGGATGACAGGCGTCGCGTTCCTCACCGGCGGTCTGCTCTCGGCCGCAGCCGGTTACGTGGGGATGTACGTCGCGACGCGCGCGAACGCACGTACCGCGCAGGCCGCAACGAAAGGCATCGAGAAGGCTCTGTCGGTGGCGTTCCGCTCCGGTCTGACGATGGGTCTGACCGTCGCGAGCTTCGGACTGGGCGGTCTTGCACTGTGGGCGATCTTCCTGCTGGTCACCGGAAGCGATCCTGCGAAGAACGCTGAGATCGTCAACGGCTTCGCGATGGGCGCGTCGTCCATCGCGCTGTTCGCCCGCGTTGGCGGCGGCATCTACACCAAGGCCGCCGACGTCGGCGCGGACCTGGTGGGCAAGGTCGAGGCCGGCATCCCCGAGGACGATCCGCGCAACCCGGCCGTCATCGCTGACAACGTCGGCGACAACGTCGGCGACGTCGCCGGCATGGGTGCGGACCTGTTCGAGAGCTACGTCGGATCGATCCTCGCGCCGATGGTGCTCGCCATCTCGCTGTGGTTCGTAGCCGGCTCGCCACGCAGCATCGACCTCCAGTACGGCATCGCCGCTCCGCTCTTGATCGCAGCGTTCGGCATCATCGCGTCCGTCATCGGCCTGTTCGCAGTTCGCGCGAAGGAAGGCGGCAACCTCCACGCTGCTCTCGATCGCGGTACCTATGTGGCGGCCGCGCTCGAGGTCCTCGCGATGTTCTGGCTGTTCTACCACTGGAGCACGCGTGTCGGCGCGGAGCCGGAGCGCCTGTGGTACTTCGGGTCGGTCGTCATCGGTCTTGCCGCCGGCATCTCCATCGGGAAGATCACCGAGTACTTCTGCTCCGATCACTACAAGCCGGTGAAGAAGATCGCTGAGTCGAGCGAGACTGGCGCGGCGACGAACATCATCGCCGGTCTGAGCACCGGGATGCTCTCTACGACCGCGCCGATCCTCGTTGTTGCTGTCGGCATCGTTGGCGCGTACCTCATGGGCAACGCAGCGGTACCGGGCAACGACCTGTCGGGCATCTACGGCATCTCGCTTGCGGCGCTCGGCATGCTGTCAATCACGGCGATCACGGTCGGCGTCGACGCGTACGGGCCCGTGGCCGACAACGCTGGCGGTATCGCCGAGATGGCGGAGATGGGCGCGCCGATCCGTAAGATCACGGACTCCCTCGACAGCGTCGGCAACACCACGGCGGCCATCGCGAAGGGCTTTGCGATCGGTTCTGCCGGGCTCACGGCGCTGGCGCTGTTCGTCGCATTCCGGCA
This window encodes:
- the ppdK gene encoding pyruvate, phosphate dikinase, which translates into the protein MAGIKRVYAFGGGRTEGNKDMKFILGGKGANLAEMANMGLPVPPGFTITCQTCMEYYASNPPAFPEGLDEEISEYLAELEQKMGKRLGDPSDPLLVSVRSGAPFSMPGMMDTILNLGLNDESVQGLIEQTNNPRFAWDSYRRFIQMFSKVVLDVDGDLFENAITEMKLARGVSSDAELDADDMKELTARFKEIVAEHVSAEAFPALVGPDGRVAFPQDVQTQLRLAIEAVFRSWMNERAVYYRKMEKIPDDLGTAVNVQAMVFGNKGETSATGVGFTRNPADGTKEYYGDFLTNAQGEDVVAGIRHTQPLSDLPKVLPEAAEELWRVFERLEAEYRDMCDIEFTIEQGKLWMLQTRVGKRTARAALKIAVDMVNEGMITREEAVQRISPAQLDQLLHPQFDPKTQIEPIAKGLNASPGAAVGEAVFSSADAVAAKAQGRKVILVRWETNPDDLPGMDAAEGILTSHGGKTSHAAVVARGMGKPAVCGAEKLAIDAENKLARVKGTDVVIREGDVISIDGTTGVVVLGAVPLVEPEVSGDFDTVLSWADEFRTLGVRANADTPADATLGRKFGAEGIGLCRTEHMFLGERKAIVQSMILADDGSPERAAALDKLLAVQTQDFLEIFATMDGLPVTVRLLDPPLHEFLDDPRALEVEIVRAEAAGADPDELAAKRRLLAQIDSMVEANPMLGLRGCRLGIMFPEIYGMQVRAITRAACQLKKEGKDPRPEIMIPLVSVVTELETLRKETEAVVEEVSREMGVKIAIPVGTMIELPRAAVTADRIGAVADFFSFGTNDLTQTTFGFSRDDIEAKFLPRYLERKILARNPFETIDEGVAKLVEMGCRLGREANEKLKLGVCGEHGGDPESVHTFHRIGLDYVSCSPYRVPLARLAAAQAALAGRVSGSDNR
- a CDS encoding deoxyguanosinetriphosphate triphosphohydrolase → MLTRELAEQEEHRRLAPRAAFSDASRGRLRSLTPDRFRTDFQRDRDRIIHCKAFRRLSHKTQVFLAPEGDHYRTRLTHTLEVSQIARSIARALRLNEDLTEAIALGHDLGHTPFGHTGEDALTECFEEIRGSYPNVPDAFHHNLQSLRVVEVLEYEGKGLNLTWEVRDGIRCHTGPERASTLEGQIVAIADRIAYVNHDIDDAIRGGVITESDLPDGPTAVLGHSHGQRITTMVNDMVSSSLDSDEIRMSDEVWDALTGLRTWLFENVYNSSRAKAEEPKAHGVVKALFMHYLKNPADLPPEFAPRDERELVQRVVDYVAGMTDRFAIRRYEQIFVPSQWRV
- a CDS encoding sodium-translocating pyrophosphatase; translated protein: MADWIAWFAPVAALIGIAVAAYLASWVLKQDPGNERMLEISKATQEGAMAFLFREYRVLVVFAAIVFVLLSVSVSWMTGVAFLTGGLLSAAAGYVGMYVATRANARTAQAATKGIEKALSVAFRSGLTMGLTVASFGLGGLALWAIFLLVTGSDPAKNAEIVNGFAMGASSIALFARVGGGIYTKAADVGADLVGKVEAGIPEDDPRNPAVIADNVGDNVGDVAGMGADLFESYVGSILAPMVLAISLWFVAGSPRSIDLQYGIAAPLLIAAFGIIASVIGLFAVRAKEGGNLHAALDRGTYVAAALEVLAMFWLFYHWSTRVGAEPERLWYFGSVVIGLAAGISIGKITEYFCSDHYKPVKKIAESSETGAATNIIAGLSTGMLSTTAPILVVAVGIVGAYLMGNAAVPGNDLSGIYGISLAALGMLSITAITVGVDAYGPVADNAGGIAEMAEMGAPIRKITDSLDSVGNTTAAIAKGFAIGSAGLTALALFVAFRQSLSVGGMTVDMSLENPYVIVGLFIGGMLPFLFAALTMGAVGRAAFAMIGEVRRQFREIPGLMEGTGRPDYAACVDISTKGALKEMVVPGAIAVAVPLVAGLIDLSMLAGLLAGALVTGFLLAIMMANAGGAWDNAKKFIEAGNHGGKGSDAHKAAVVGDTVGDPFKDTSGPSMNILIKLMTVVSLVFVPLFLKVHGG